The following proteins come from a genomic window of Sesamum indicum cultivar Zhongzhi No. 13 linkage group LG10, S_indicum_v1.0, whole genome shotgun sequence:
- the LOC105172187 gene encoding nudix hydrolase 16, mitochondrial — MCEILVARTGRHQQRYESGFRLVAGCIPYRYRDLDGSSCKNSKKVVEVLMINSPSGPGLLFPKGGWENDETVQEAALREAIEEAGVRGKIVKFLGYYEFRSKTHQDEYSPEGWCRAAMFAMLVEEELRSWPEQNTRSRKWLTVSEAAKSCRHPWMRDALIGGFSDETTTSGGSAAV, encoded by the exons ATGTGTGAAATTTTGGTGGCAAGAACTGGAAGGCATCAGCAGCGGTATGAATCCGGTTTTCGCCTTGTTGCAGG GTGCATTCCCTATAGGTATAGAGATCTTGATGGAAGCAGTTGTAAGAATTCAAAGAAGGTTGTAGAGGTGCTCATGATCAACTCACCTAGCGGCCCTGGACTTTTGTTTCCTAAG GGAGGCTGggaaaatgatgaaacagTTCAAGAAGCTGCACTTAGAGAAGCTATTGAAGAAGCAGGAGTTCGAGGGAAAATAGTG AAATTTCTCGGCTACTACGAATTTAGGAGCAAAACCCACCAAGATGAATACAGCCCAGAAGGTTGGTGCAGAGCTGCAATGTTCGCTATGCTGGTCGAGGAAGAGCTTCGGTCGTGGCCAGAGCAGAACACCAGAAGTAGAAAATGGTTAACTGTATCTGAAGCAGCCAAGAGTTGTCGGCACCCGTGGATGAGGGACGCTCTCATAGGTGGCTTCTCGGACGAAACAACAACGAGTGGAGGAAGTGCAGCAGTTTAA